A genome region from Christensenella minuta includes the following:
- the rsmB gene encoding 16S rRNA (cytosine(967)-C(5))-methyltransferase RsmB, with protein MNARQAALEIVTNVLQNESYLNLECKRVLSTGWSVEDKRFITALANTTIENLFRIDYVLNQFITAKRVHSVIMNILRLGACQLLFFESVPVSAAVNESVKLAEKSGKRQLKGFVNAVLRNLSKNFGKIQYPDRDEDPVEYFHIFYSYPKWLCEQYIREYGEEQAEQMMSYTGDRSLTCVRLNRLRADHAPEGYLPGLYCEDAYYIKGMTAVDEIPEFGEGRITIQGEASQVTVCAAGIDKNNYVLDACAAPGGKSAYAAWFARDGKVVALELHRHRAELMKRTLERLGAKNTEIHIADASEYRLEWKEAFDVVLADVPCSALGLLYRKPDIKIFKKKEDIPALAAVQRQILETCALYVKPGGVLLYSTCTIDKAENEDNIRDFLRRHEEFAEDGLSPFLPGELKERTEDGMLQLFPHIDSIDGFFMARLRRL; from the coding sequence TTGAATGCAAGGCAGGCGGCACTTGAGATTGTAACAAATGTGCTGCAAAATGAAAGCTATCTGAATCTGGAATGCAAGCGCGTATTATCCACAGGCTGGAGCGTGGAAGATAAGCGCTTTATTACTGCGCTTGCAAATACGACGATTGAGAATCTGTTTCGTATTGATTACGTGCTGAATCAATTTATTACCGCAAAGCGTGTTCATTCCGTAATTATGAATATTTTGCGGCTGGGCGCCTGCCAGCTTTTGTTCTTTGAATCTGTACCCGTATCGGCGGCGGTGAACGAAAGCGTAAAATTGGCGGAGAAATCCGGAAAGCGGCAATTGAAAGGATTTGTGAACGCCGTTCTGCGCAATCTATCCAAAAATTTTGGAAAAATACAGTATCCAGACCGTGACGAAGACCCCGTGGAATATTTCCACATATTTTACAGCTATCCCAAATGGCTGTGTGAACAATATATACGTGAATATGGGGAAGAACAGGCAGAACAGATGATGAGTTATACGGGTGACCGCTCGCTTACATGCGTGCGGCTGAACAGACTGCGTGCGGACCATGCGCCGGAAGGATATTTACCCGGACTCTACTGTGAAGACGCATACTATATTAAGGGGATGACGGCTGTAGACGAAATACCGGAGTTCGGGGAAGGCCGAATCACGATACAGGGCGAGGCATCACAGGTAACCGTATGCGCCGCCGGAATCGACAAAAACAATTATGTTCTTGATGCGTGCGCAGCGCCCGGCGGGAAGAGCGCTTATGCGGCATGGTTTGCCCGCGATGGCAAGGTGGTGGCATTGGAATTGCATCGGCACCGGGCAGAGCTCATGAAACGAACTCTGGAACGGCTGGGCGCTAAAAACACCGAAATCCATATTGCGGATGCTTCGGAATACCGGTTGGAATGGAAAGAGGCGTTCGATGTGGTGCTTGCGGACGTACCGTGCAGTGCTCTTGGCCTTTTATACCGCAAACCGGATATTAAGATTTTTAAAAAGAAAGAAGATATTCCGGCGCTTGCCGCTGTGCAGCGGCAAATATTGGAGACCTGCGCTCTTTACGTAAAACCGGGAGGTGTACTGCTGTATTCCACTTGTACCATAGATAAGGCAGAAAACGAGGATAATATCCGTGATTTCCTCAGGCGGCATGAAGAATTTGCAGAGGATGGGCTAAGCCCTTTCCTGCCTGGGGAACTGAAGGAACG
- the fmt gene encoding methionyl-tRNA formyltransferase codes for MSKSFKIVFMGTPAFAVPSLEMLIREQYHIAAVVTQPDRKAGRGHKLTPPPVKVAAEKAGIPVYQFEKIRVPEGAALLKRIAPDIMITAAFGHILTEEILAIPKYGCINVHASLLPKLRGAAPIQWAIINGEKETGITTMYTALALDAGDILEQESIGIPEDMTAGQLYEKLSVLGAGVLQRTLEKLADGTLVRTPQNEAEATYFPMFQRGFGEIDFSKSGKEIHDFVRGTNPAPEAYMMYRDEKIKVYRVTAQKYSGTEPCGTILYADSKQGLGIRCADGMVAVEELKRCGARCMDARDCLCGRPLEVGYRFQNRENSEI; via the coding sequence ATGAGCAAGAGCTTTAAGATTGTTTTCATGGGGACGCCTGCTTTTGCTGTCCCGTCCCTTGAGATGCTGATTCGTGAACAGTATCATATTGCGGCTGTTGTGACGCAGCCAGACCGCAAGGCCGGAAGAGGGCACAAGCTGACCCCGCCGCCCGTTAAGGTGGCTGCGGAGAAAGCCGGTATTCCGGTTTACCAGTTTGAAAAAATCCGGGTGCCGGAAGGGGCTGCACTATTAAAAAGGATTGCGCCGGATATAATGATCACGGCCGCTTTTGGGCATATCCTTACGGAGGAGATTCTTGCTATCCCGAAATATGGCTGTATTAACGTGCATGCGTCCCTGCTGCCAAAGCTGCGCGGCGCGGCACCTATCCAGTGGGCTATTATCAATGGTGAAAAAGAGACGGGGATAACGACGATGTATACCGCGCTCGCACTCGACGCGGGAGATATCCTGGAGCAGGAAAGTATCGGCATTCCAGAGGACATGACCGCAGGACAGCTTTATGAAAAGCTTAGCGTGCTGGGAGCCGGCGTACTGCAGAGAACGCTGGAAAAACTTGCGGACGGGACGCTTGTGCGCACGCCCCAAAACGAGGCCGAGGCGACTTATTTTCCGATGTTCCAACGCGGGTTTGGAGAGATCGATTTTTCAAAAAGCGGAAAAGAGATTCATGATTTTGTGCGCGGTACAAACCCCGCGCCGGAAGCTTATATGATGTATCGTGATGAAAAAATCAAAGTGTACCGCGTAACGGCGCAGAAATATTCCGGAACGGAACCATGCGGAACCATATTATATGCGGACAGCAAACAGGGGCTTGGAATCCGCTGTGCGGATGGAATGGTCGCGGTCGAAGAACTGAAACGTTGCGGCGCGCGCTGTATGGACGCGAGGGATTGCCTGTGCGGCAGACCGCTTGAGGTTGGGTATCGGTTTCAAAACAGGGAGAATAGCGAAATTTGA
- the def gene encoding peptide deformylase: protein MATRTILLKDNPRLRKTSRPVTKINKHITDLLDDMAQTMYEARGVGLAAPQVGVLRRVVVIDVGEGLLELINPEIIHAEGQQRVEEGCLSLPDDVGFVIRPAKVTVRALDRSGEEHEYVGEDLLARAFAHEIDHLDGILFTDKMVERVEPDGAGENVDEQEL from the coding sequence ATGGCAACAAGAACCATCCTTTTGAAGGATAATCCAAGGCTGAGGAAGACTTCACGGCCGGTGACCAAAATCAATAAGCATATCACAGACCTTTTGGACGATATGGCGCAGACAATGTACGAAGCGCGGGGCGTAGGACTGGCGGCTCCGCAGGTGGGCGTGCTGCGGCGCGTTGTGGTGATCGATGTTGGAGAAGGACTTTTGGAGCTGATTAACCCCGAAATCATACATGCAGAGGGACAGCAGCGGGTAGAAGAGGGGTGTCTTTCACTTCCGGACGACGTGGGTTTTGTGATTCGTCCCGCTAAGGTGACCGTTCGCGCGTTGGATCGTAGCGGGGAAGAGCATGAATATGTAGGGGAGGACCTTCTCGCGCGGGCATTTGCGCATGAGATCGACCATCTGGACGGAATTTTATTTACGGACAAAATGGTAGAACGTGTAGAGCCGGACGGGGCCGGAGAGAACGTAGATGAGCAAGAGCTTTAA
- the priA gene encoding replication restart helicase PriA: MYARVIVDISHTQVDRVFEYKIPDGLNILPGMRVKVPFGHMKDTEGIVIGLEASSEYAPEKIKEILCSLDDFCALTGEQIGLAEFIKQKYNTTLAAALRFMLPAQVRGGRVSVKTQNVARLLLAGKDLLAAEAGLLKKDGSVKFPRQKEVIDLLKKEGEVPAAELNASATKSLEKKGIIEVVRTEVARAPFEKAVARIVDYELTERQKEILERIRSNGKKRFLLHGVTGSGKTEIYIRVMRDCLAQGKTAILLVPEISLTPQTYTFLKQRFNEEIAVFHSGLSAGERFDEWMKVKRGEAKIVLGARSAVFAPLENLGVIIIDEEHETSYKADNYPKYTAHEIAEERCRLSDAILILGSATPQIETYYKARQGEFEILKMPNRLFALQLPAVEIIDLCNELKNGNRTAISGRLYDELERTLANGKQAMLFLNRRGYSTFVMCRSCGYVVKCDSCDVTMTYHKAQDILKCHYCGRTKAPETVCPECGKPHLKYFGMGTQQIEEQVKALFPQARILRMDLDTMGTKDAHIRVFDDFAAHKADILIGTQMIAKGFDFKDVTLSAILAADTMLNIPDYRSAERTFCHITQIAGRAGRKEPGTVILQTYNPAHYAVQYAKYHDYEGFYNEEIALRKMAQLPPFSTYVQLQFSGEREEQVIAAVKDFIGKLKAVLLPHKRGIISIRASEAAIKRIRDLERYHILIHLRNDEGLIGQIYELFNRTKYMNVLTGIDINPVNMA; the protein is encoded by the coding sequence ATGTACGCACGGGTGATTGTGGATATTTCACACACGCAGGTTGACCGCGTATTTGAATATAAGATTCCAGATGGCTTGAATATCCTGCCGGGAATGCGTGTGAAGGTTCCTTTTGGCCATATGAAGGATACGGAAGGCATTGTCATTGGGCTCGAGGCATCTTCCGAATATGCGCCGGAAAAAATTAAAGAAATTTTATGCTCCCTCGACGATTTTTGCGCACTGACCGGCGAACAGATCGGGCTTGCTGAATTTATTAAACAGAAATACAATACAACCCTCGCAGCGGCGCTTCGTTTTATGCTTCCAGCACAGGTCCGCGGCGGCAGGGTTTCTGTAAAAACGCAAAATGTGGCCCGCTTGCTTCTTGCGGGAAAAGACCTGCTGGCGGCGGAAGCCGGGCTGCTGAAAAAGGACGGCAGCGTAAAGTTCCCAAGGCAGAAAGAAGTGATCGACCTTTTAAAGAAAGAAGGTGAAGTGCCTGCGGCGGAATTGAACGCCTCGGCGACGAAATCCCTTGAAAAAAAAGGGATCATCGAAGTCGTCCGGACAGAAGTCGCCAGAGCTCCTTTTGAAAAAGCAGTTGCCCGGATCGTTGATTATGAATTGACGGAAAGGCAGAAGGAAATTTTGGAACGAATTCGCAGCAACGGAAAAAAACGTTTTTTATTGCATGGGGTTACAGGGAGCGGTAAAACGGAAATTTATATCAGGGTGATGCGCGATTGTCTCGCGCAGGGCAAAACGGCGATTTTGCTTGTGCCTGAAATCTCTCTAACTCCGCAGACCTATACGTTTTTGAAACAGCGGTTTAACGAGGAGATTGCCGTATTTCATTCCGGGCTTTCCGCGGGAGAGCGGTTTGACGAATGGATGAAGGTTAAGCGTGGGGAAGCAAAGATTGTTTTGGGAGCGCGTTCAGCAGTATTTGCCCCGCTGGAAAACCTAGGAGTTATTATTATAGATGAAGAACATGAAACGAGTTATAAGGCGGATAATTATCCTAAATACACCGCGCATGAAATTGCGGAAGAGCGTTGCCGCCTCAGTGATGCAATATTGATTCTGGGAAGCGCTACGCCACAGATTGAAACATATTACAAAGCGCGGCAGGGAGAGTTTGAAATATTGAAAATGCCAAATCGCCTGTTTGCCCTGCAGCTTCCCGCAGTAGAAATCATTGACCTGTGCAATGAACTCAAAAACGGCAACCGAACCGCCATTAGCGGCAGGCTGTACGATGAGCTGGAGCGCACGCTTGCAAACGGAAAGCAGGCAATGCTGTTTTTGAACCGCAGGGGCTATTCCACTTTTGTTATGTGCCGTTCGTGCGGTTACGTGGTGAAATGTGACAGCTGTGACGTAACAATGACCTATCATAAAGCTCAGGATATTCTCAAATGCCACTATTGCGGGCGGACGAAGGCGCCGGAGACAGTGTGCCCGGAATGCGGGAAACCCCACCTGAAATATTTCGGGATGGGAACGCAGCAAATTGAGGAGCAGGTGAAGGCTTTGTTTCCACAGGCCCGCATCCTGCGGATGGATCTTGATACGATGGGAACAAAGGATGCGCATATCAGGGTGTTTGATGATTTTGCAGCGCATAAAGCGGATATCCTGATCGGTACGCAGATGATTGCCAAGGGATTCGATTTTAAGGATGTCACGCTGTCGGCGATTCTCGCGGCGGATACAATGCTGAATATTCCGGATTACCGCAGCGCTGAACGAACCTTTTGCCATATTACGCAGATCGCGGGGCGGGCGGGCAGGAAGGAACCCGGAACCGTTATCCTCCAGACTTATAACCCGGCTCACTATGCGGTGCAGTATGCAAAATATCATGATTACGAAGGATTTTACAATGAGGAGATCGCCTTGCGGAAAATGGCCCAATTACCGCCGTTTTCCACATATGTTCAGCTTCAGTTTTCGGGGGAAAGAGAAGAGCAGGTAATCGCTGCCGTAAAGGATTTCATCGGGAAATTAAAAGCGGTGCTATTGCCGCATAAACGTGGTATAATAAGTATCAGGGCATCTGAAGCGGCTATCAAGCGGATTCGTGATTTAGAGCGGTACCACATACTGATTCATTTGAGGAACGACGAAGGGCTGATCGGACAGATTTATGAGTTATTCAATCGAACGAAATATATGAATGTATTGACCGGGATCGATATCAATCCGGTCAATATGGCTTGA
- the coaBC gene encoding bifunctional phosphopantothenoylcysteine decarboxylase/phosphopantothenate--cysteine ligase CoaBC encodes MESNKKMLGGKNVLLGVTGGIAAYKAANLTSMLKKTGAGVDVVMTEAATRFVAPLTFETLSKNAVVTDLFSREKPWEVEHIALAQKADLALVAPATANTIAKLACGIADNMLTTTLLACTCPIFIAPAMNTAMYENIATQVNLQILRDRGYIILPAGDGDLACGQTGAGRMLEPEDILSAVENFFKKKADFQGKRILITAGPTREAIDPVRYLTNRSSGRMGYALADAAVARGADVALVSGPVSLEKPEGVEFYPVQSAAEMYDRVMDLKDKADVIIMCAAVADYTPIVCAEHKMKKQDALVIEFEKTRDILAEVGKTKHAFLAGFAAETQNLEGYARDKLSRKNLDMIIANDVSGTETGFDSEYNAVSIYTRDGKAVHFTRDTKRNLADSILTEIAKISG; translated from the coding sequence ATGGAATCAAATAAGAAAATGCTGGGCGGGAAGAACGTCCTTTTGGGCGTAACGGGCGGTATTGCCGCCTATAAGGCTGCAAATCTTACCAGTATGCTGAAGAAGACGGGAGCAGGCGTAGACGTCGTAATGACGGAAGCGGCTACCCGTTTTGTTGCGCCCCTTACTTTTGAAACGTTGAGCAAAAACGCGGTCGTGACCGACCTGTTTTCCCGGGAGAAACCGTGGGAGGTGGAGCATATCGCGCTTGCGCAAAAGGCCGATCTTGCGCTCGTAGCGCCTGCTACGGCGAATACGATTGCAAAGCTGGCCTGCGGCATCGCGGATAATATGCTGACCACGACCTTACTTGCGTGTACCTGTCCGATTTTTATTGCTCCGGCAATGAATACGGCAATGTATGAAAACATTGCCACACAGGTTAACCTGCAAATTCTCAGGGATCGCGGTTATATCATTCTGCCTGCCGGGGATGGCGACTTAGCGTGCGGACAGACGGGTGCGGGACGCATGCTGGAGCCCGAAGACATTCTGTCGGCTGTGGAAAACTTTTTTAAAAAGAAAGCTGACTTCCAGGGAAAGAGAATATTAATAACGGCAGGGCCGACGCGCGAAGCGATTGACCCGGTGCGCTACCTAACTAACCGGTCTTCCGGACGGATGGGGTATGCGCTGGCGGATGCGGCGGTTGCGCGCGGAGCGGACGTAGCGCTTGTCTCCGGTCCTGTTTCACTGGAAAAGCCAGAGGGAGTAGAGTTTTATCCGGTTCAAAGCGCGGCGGAAATGTACGACCGGGTGATGGACCTGAAAGATAAAGCCGATGTGATTATTATGTGCGCGGCGGTAGCGGATTATACGCCCATAGTTTGTGCGGAGCACAAGATGAAAAAGCAGGATGCGTTGGTAATCGAATTCGAAAAAACAAGGGATATCCTTGCGGAGGTGGGAAAAACGAAACATGCGTTTCTTGCTGGTTTTGCCGCAGAGACACAAAATCTTGAGGGCTATGCGAGGGATAAGCTCAGCCGCAAGAATCTCGATATGATTATTGCAAACGACGTTTCCGGAACGGAAACTGGATTTGACAGCGAATACAACGCAGTTTCAATTTATACGAGGGATGGGAAAGCCGTGCACTTTACCAGAGATACAAAGCGCAATCTGGCCGACAGTATCCTTACTGAAATTGCCAAGATCAGCGGATAG
- the rpoZ gene encoding DNA-directed RNA polymerase subunit omega → MIHLELNDLLAKVDCRYTLIVETAKRARQLIDGAQPLTEPEDKNPVSQAVNEILNDKVTYIRVTDGIK, encoded by the coding sequence ATGATACATTTGGAATTAAATGATTTGTTGGCAAAGGTGGACTGCAGGTATACGCTGATCGTCGAAACGGCAAAGCGGGCGCGGCAGCTGATTGACGGTGCGCAGCCGCTGACCGAGCCTGAGGATAAAAATCCCGTTTCCCAAGCGGTCAATGAGATACTGAATGACAAAGTGACTTATATCCGCGTGACGGATGGAATCAAATAA
- the gmk gene encoding guanylate kinase has product MGGTGKLIVISGPSGAGKGTIVDQLLKSGKYELSISCTTRAPRGQEKEGVNYFFKSREEFERMISEHKFLEYADVFGCYYGTPKDYVLGKLGEGKNVILEIDVQGALQVKKNYPDAVMIFILPPSEEVLLARLRGRGTETEEQIGRRFGKARAEMELADQYDYSVVNDDLMTAVAEVREMIEKS; this is encoded by the coding sequence ATGGGGGGAACAGGGAAATTAATCGTAATTTCGGGACCGTCGGGGGCCGGAAAAGGAACAATTGTGGATCAACTGTTGAAAAGCGGAAAATACGAGCTTTCCATTTCCTGTACAACGCGTGCGCCGCGCGGGCAGGAGAAGGAGGGTGTGAATTATTTCTTTAAATCCCGGGAGGAGTTTGAACGGATGATTTCCGAACACAAATTCCTTGAATACGCGGATGTTTTTGGATGCTATTACGGAACGCCGAAGGATTATGTGCTGGGAAAACTGGGTGAAGGCAAAAATGTGATCCTTGAAATAGACGTGCAGGGTGCGCTGCAGGTAAAAAAGAATTATCCGGACGCGGTGATGATTTTTATCCTGCCGCCTTCTGAGGAGGTGCTTCTTGCCCGGCTTCGCGGCCGGGGAACGGAAACCGAGGAACAAATCGGCAGGCGCTTTGGAAAAGCGCGTGCCGAAATGGAGCTTGCAGATCAATATGATTATTCGGTGGTAAACGACGATCTGATGACCGCGGTTGCGGAGGTCAGGGAAATGATAGAAAAAAGCTAA
- the remA gene encoding extracellular matrix/biofilm regulator RemA, giving the protein MAIKLINIGFGNIASANRLVAIVSPESAPIKRIISEARAAGRLIDATYGRRTRAVVIMDSDHVILSAVQPETVANRIVTKDTDDSDD; this is encoded by the coding sequence ATGGCGATTAAACTTATTAATATCGGATTTGGCAATATTGCCTCGGCAAACCGCCTGGTTGCAATCGTCAGCCCGGAATCGGCGCCCATCAAGCGTATTATTTCGGAGGCAAGGGCGGCGGGACGGCTTATCGACGCAACCTATGGCAGGCGTACGCGCGCCGTAGTCATCATGGACAGCGACCATGTGATCCTGTCGGCGGTACAGCCGGAAACGGTTGCAAACCGTATTGTAACAAAAGATACAGATGATTCTGACGATTGA
- a CDS encoding YicC/YloC family endoribonuclease — translation MTGFGKSEIAIDGRKLRVEIKTVNHRFLDISIREPRFMVFLEDEVRKYVKKNVSRGRVDVFIYYSSEREDAKNVIVDMPLITAYMKAAKGIGTQCGIENDLTVTSLMRLPDAVTYEDENSDEEALKKLLFTNLDGALAELKRAREEEGEQLKKDIMQRLDTILVYVNNIASKEDIVVYEYKMKLKERLQELLDGTEVDEQRLAQEVAFYADRCNITEELVRLKSHVKQFKAAAEETTPQGRNMDFIVQELNREFNTIGSKTQDGDILKQVIAGKGEVEKIREQIQNIE, via the coding sequence ATGACAGGCTTTGGTAAAAGCGAAATCGCGATTGACGGAAGAAAGCTGCGGGTGGAAATCAAGACGGTGAACCACCGTTTTCTCGATATCAGTATCCGGGAACCGCGTTTCATGGTCTTTTTGGAGGACGAGGTACGAAAGTATGTTAAGAAAAACGTAAGCCGGGGCAGAGTCGATGTATTCATTTATTATTCCTCTGAGCGCGAGGACGCAAAAAATGTAATTGTGGATATGCCGCTTATAACGGCATATATGAAGGCTGCGAAAGGCATTGGCACACAGTGCGGAATCGAAAACGACCTCACTGTCACAAGCCTGATGCGGCTTCCTGACGCGGTGACCTATGAGGATGAGAATTCGGATGAGGAAGCTCTGAAAAAGCTCTTGTTCACAAACCTTGACGGCGCGCTTGCTGAATTGAAAAGAGCGCGCGAAGAGGAAGGCGAGCAGCTGAAAAAGGATATTATGCAGCGGCTTGATACGATTCTCGTTTATGTCAATAACATTGCTTCAAAGGAAGATATTGTGGTCTATGAATACAAGATGAAGCTGAAAGAAAGGTTGCAGGAGCTTTTGGACGGCACTGAGGTGGACGAGCAGCGTCTTGCGCAGGAAGTAGCGTTTTATGCGGACCGGTGCAATATTACCGAGGAATTGGTACGCCTCAAAAGCCATGTAAAACAATTTAAAGCGGCGGCGGAAGAAACGACCCCGCAGGGCCGGAACATGGATTTTATTGTGCAGGAGCTGAACCGCGAATTCAACACAATCGGCTCTAAAACACAGGATGGAGATATTTTAAAACAGGTGATCGCCGGGAAAGGCGAAGTGGAAAAGATCAGGGAGCAGATACAGAATATCGAATAG
- a CDS encoding AIR synthase family protein yields the protein MRQGKLTNAKLRELVIDKIEPQNEETVVGAGVGEDCCAVITGDLCVVSTDPITAGGKQTGVLAIHINANDIAAAGAAPIAALVTLLIPPSAGEAQVRKLMNELVQTARSLGIDIIGGHTEVTDSVTRTVVSVTMIGKPVVKGKMFKTSDVQPGDDIIMTKYAGLEGTAIIASDFSGELSLTEQERKELARIKESLSVVKDGRIAAETDGIHAMHDITEGGVLGAVCEMCEASGTGARIDLSAVPVLPLTSRVCTKYGLDVYGLISSGSMMIAARNGNRIVEAMRANGIPATVIGKAGGQGVYDLSSGQKRAITPYPADELYKVLER from the coding sequence ATGAGGCAGGGCAAGCTGACAAACGCAAAGCTGCGCGAGCTTGTGATTGATAAAATCGAGCCGCAAAATGAAGAGACCGTGGTGGGCGCGGGTGTTGGCGAGGATTGCTGCGCCGTGATAACGGGGGATTTGTGTGTCGTTTCGACTGATCCAATCACCGCCGGCGGAAAACAAACCGGAGTTCTTGCTATCCATATCAATGCAAACGATATAGCCGCCGCAGGCGCGGCGCCGATTGCGGCGCTTGTGACGCTGCTCATCCCGCCGTCGGCAGGAGAGGCACAAGTCAGGAAGCTGATGAACGAACTCGTGCAAACCGCGCGCAGCCTTGGGATCGACATCATCGGCGGGCATACGGAAGTTACGGACAGCGTAACACGTACGGTGGTCTCGGTGACGATGATCGGCAAGCCTGTGGTTAAGGGAAAAATGTTTAAAACGTCTGACGTGCAGCCTGGCGATGATATCATTATGACAAAATATGCGGGGCTCGAGGGAACCGCGATCATCGCGTCGGATTTCAGCGGAGAGCTTTCATTGACGGAGCAGGAGCGGAAAGAGCTTGCTCGAATCAAGGAATCTTTGAGCGTGGTAAAAGACGGCAGGATCGCGGCAGAGACGGACGGCATCCATGCAATGCACGACATTACGGAGGGCGGCGTTCTCGGCGCGGTCTGCGAGATGTGCGAAGCATCCGGCACGGGTGCGCGCATAGACCTTTCTGCGGTTCCTGTTTTGCCGCTGACAAGCAGAGTTTGCACAAAATACGGGCTTGATGTCTATGGGCTTATTTCATCCGGCAGTATGATGATCGCGGCGCGAAACGGAAATAGAATTGTAGAGGCGATGAGGGCAAACGGAATTCCGGCGACGGTTATCGGCAAGGCCGGAGGACAGGGAGTATATGACCTGTCATCCGGACAAAAACGGGCCATAACGCCATATCCGGCGGATGAGCTGTATAAAGTATTGGAAAGATAG